The Chrysemys picta bellii isolate R12L10 chromosome 12, ASM1138683v2, whole genome shotgun sequence genome has a segment encoding these proteins:
- the LOC135974450 gene encoding uncharacterized protein LOC135974450 has product MKDRGHNRDTQQCRVKIKELRQAYHKAREANGRSGAEPQTCRYYAGLHAILGGAATTTPTVCYDSLTGETHREDGSGNEEDDDGGTVGSSQQQGSRETGFPNSQDMFVTLDLEPVTPELTQDPQGTQETSAGNVSPSQRLVNIRKRKRRTRDEMFTELQMSAQADRAQQNAWRQSMSEMRKAQYEREERWRAESRDEQSKWRAEDDRWRQLADRRQEAMLRLLEHQTDMLERMVELQERQQEQRPPVQPLCNQQPSSPSSIASSPRRPRTRWGASVHPVTPPQMIAQASEGWPSIRLKVLKCSVSFSIPPPPPIPGYLGNYPPTSVRN; this is encoded by the exons atgaaggaccgaggccataacagggacacacagcagtgccgcgtgaaaattaaggagctacggcaagcttaccacaaagccagagaagcaaacggaaggtccggggcagagccgcaaacttgccgctactacgcggggctgcatgcgatcctagggggtgcagccaccactaccccaaccgtgtgctatgactctctcactggagaaacacacagggaagacggttcagggaacgaggaagatgacgatggaggtactgtaggtagctcacagcagcaaggaagcagagaaaccggtttccccaacagccaggatatgtttgtgaccctggacctggaaccagtaacccccgaactcacccaagaccctcagggcacacaggagacctctg ctggaaatgtttctccttcgcagaggctcgtgaacattagaaagagaaaacgtaggacgagggacgagatgttcacggagctgcagatgtccgcccaggctgatagagcacagcagaatgcgtggaggcagtcaatgtcggagatgagaaaagcccaatatgaacgagaggagaggtggcgggctgaatcgcgggatgaacagagcaagtggcgggctgaagacgataggtggcgtcagcttgcagacagacggcaagaggcaatgctccgtctgctggagcatcaaactgatatgctcgagcgtatggttgagttgcaggaaaggcagcaggagcagagaccgcctgtacagcccctgtgtaaccaacagccctcctccccaagttccatagcctcctcaccaagacgcccaagaacacggtggggggcctccgtccacccagtcactccaccccagatgatcgcccaagcatcagaaggctggccttcaataagacttaaagttttaaaatgcagtgtgtccttttccatccctcctcccccacccatcccaggctaccttggcaattatccccctacctctgtaaggaactaa